The following proteins are encoded in a genomic region of Sulfurimonas sp. HSL3-7:
- a CDS encoding DmsC/YnfH family molybdoenzyme membrane anchor subunit, with translation MQATPLESFINHKADTGMQCGNYSIDLPELGQGEQYRFHFDATKCVGCRCCEVACNEQNNNPADIKWRRVGGMEGGSFPDVLQLFQSMSCNHCADPACLNGCPTESYIKFDNGIVFHDDDACIGCQYCTWNCPYGVPTYHEERKIVTKCHMCHERLAVGQSPACVQACPAGAIEIETVNVNAWLEHDIDTQGNIPFSVDARVTQSTTRYTLPEQLPENLKEADEHHLKRSHAELPLVFMTVLTQISLGGFCALFLGQLLSLFGLQGPNWVMALIVMLPAALGLPLSALHLGRPFKAMSAMKNIRNSWLSREALALGLFTLLMTVNVGLYLAHVPPVLIMVIEAVTLLIGIAGIHSQAMIYRIKARPSWDRIATNLKFFGTAYIGVFTLAMAAMVMETGSALSLISLGLVIAVAQAFFTYEDHRSLQDSSESAYQLERTRRLYREQFPVHTKMRYWLFAAGALLLPMVASVMWSAGYTGGAIAALAIALLLATASELTDRFLFYVTAVPLQMAGAFFAGKQRH, from the coding sequence ATGCAAGCGACCCCGTTAGAAAGTTTTATCAACCACAAAGCCGATACAGGCATGCAGTGCGGCAACTACTCGATCGACCTGCCCGAGCTAGGCCAGGGGGAGCAGTACCGTTTCCACTTTGATGCGACCAAGTGCGTCGGCTGCCGCTGCTGCGAAGTCGCATGTAATGAACAGAACAACAACCCGGCCGATATCAAATGGCGCCGCGTCGGCGGGATGGAAGGGGGCTCCTTCCCTGACGTGCTGCAGCTCTTTCAGTCGATGAGCTGCAACCACTGTGCCGATCCCGCCTGTCTCAACGGCTGCCCTACAGAGAGTTATATCAAGTTTGACAACGGCATCGTGTTTCATGATGACGATGCCTGTATAGGCTGCCAGTACTGCACCTGGAACTGCCCCTACGGTGTTCCGACCTACCATGAAGAGCGCAAGATCGTCACCAAATGCCACATGTGCCACGAACGGCTTGCGGTGGGACAGAGTCCTGCCTGTGTGCAGGCCTGTCCGGCCGGTGCCATCGAGATCGAGACCGTCAATGTCAACGCGTGGCTGGAACATGATATCGATACACAGGGAAACATCCCTTTCAGTGTCGATGCCCGCGTGACACAGTCAACCACACGTTATACTCTGCCAGAGCAGCTGCCCGAAAACCTCAAAGAGGCGGATGAACACCATCTCAAGCGCTCGCACGCCGAGCTGCCCCTGGTCTTCATGACCGTCCTGACACAGATATCACTCGGCGGCTTCTGCGCTCTCTTTTTAGGCCAGCTGCTCTCGCTTTTCGGACTGCAGGGGCCCAACTGGGTTATGGCGCTGATCGTGATGCTGCCTGCTGCTCTCGGACTGCCGCTGTCGGCATTGCACCTCGGGCGCCCTTTCAAGGCGATGAGTGCCATGAAAAACATCAGAAACAGCTGGCTCAGCCGCGAAGCGCTGGCGCTGGGGCTCTTTACCCTGCTGATGACGGTCAATGTCGGCCTCTACCTTGCCCATGTACCGCCGGTCCTGATCATGGTTATTGAAGCCGTTACACTGCTCATCGGTATCGCAGGTATCCATTCGCAGGCGATGATCTACCGTATCAAGGCGCGCCCGTCATGGGACCGCATCGCGACCAATCTCAAGTTCTTCGGCACCGCCTATATCGGGGTCTTTACCCTGGCGATGGCGGCGATGGTCATGGAGACGGGCAGCGCCCTCTCGCTGATCAGCCTGGGGCTGGTCATTGCCGTTGCCCAGGCCTTTTTTACCTATGAGGATCATCGCTCGTTGCAAGACAGCTCCGAGAGCGCCTACCAGCTCGAGCGCACCCGCAGACTCTACCGGGAGCAGTTCCCGGTGCATACCAAGATGCGTTACTGGCTCTTTGCCGCCGGTGCCCTGCTGCTGCCGATGGTCGCCAGCGTCATGTGGAGTGCCGGGTACACCGGCGGTGCCATTGCCGCTCTGGCCATCGCCCTGCTGCTCGCAACCGCCAGTGAACTGACCGACCGGTTCCTCTTTTATGTCACCGCCGTCCCGCTGCAGATGGCCGGGGCATTTTTCGCTGGCAAACAGCGTCACTAA
- a CDS encoding nitrate reductase encodes MFNKIKNYLGFDIKADKYKLSADPRFGLISDAKKPDEWVFSTCGYCGVGCGLYIGVKEGKAVYTKGNPAHPVNMGTLCPKGLSEHEMINSSERVLSPKIRSNSKLEDVSWDQAYTKVSDTFKKIAADHGPAAVGIISTGQLLTEEFYTLGKLAQLGLKTNNYDGNTTLCMASAVMGYKQSLGSDGPVGAYEDFEHADVIFLIGANIADNHPILKLHINKNKKQPKIIVIDPRRSKTSQMATTYVPLKPRSDLALFNGLAYIILEQGWEDEAYVRSHCNGFGDLKKHLQSYPPQEVANITGIDVKTLYELARQFANADAALSAWTMGVNQSFLGTDTVSAIINLHLLTGQIGRHGAGPFSITGQCNAMGTRETGFTSSLPGYRNFGDKAAAKEYAELVNVPLEWVPTKRGYKYAEIIEAIERGEIKALWIVATNPLVSFVDQERLRNAFDKLDLLVVQDAFMSDTAEVADVIFSAATWGEKEGVYTNSERRCNRANKAVNPPGKAKSDFDIFVELSGYFDGIQPVIFPGWSKPEDAFNEWREVSRGRLCDYSGITYELLEAEGGVQWPCNEQFPKGQKRLYTEEIAFTTPDAKANLMCVDWLPMQEPQSEAFPLMLNTGRTVEQWHTRTKTRSIDILNDLAPEAWVDINPADAAQLEVKSGDCLSISSPRGKVDNVVVRVTQTVAPGSVFVPFHFNTQLVNALTQPSFCPKSGEPNYKQTAVQLHSQQVPQGIAIKVEEHRGSLTHRQETEAVDTVSRYEKQPGINTDAT; translated from the coding sequence ATGTTTAACAAGATCAAAAACTATCTCGGGTTCGACATCAAGGCCGACAAATACAAGCTCAGTGCTGATCCCCGCTTCGGCCTCATCAGCGATGCCAAGAAGCCCGACGAATGGGTCTTCTCCACCTGCGGCTACTGCGGTGTCGGCTGCGGGCTCTATATCGGGGTCAAAGAGGGCAAAGCCGTCTACACCAAAGGCAACCCGGCCCACCCTGTCAACATGGGGACGCTCTGTCCGAAAGGCCTGAGCGAACATGAGATGATCAACTCCTCCGAACGCGTGCTTTCACCGAAAATCCGTTCCAACAGCAAACTGGAAGACGTCTCATGGGACCAAGCCTACACCAAAGTCAGCGACACCTTCAAAAAGATCGCCGCCGACCACGGACCGGCGGCCGTGGGGATTATCTCAACAGGCCAGCTGCTGACCGAAGAGTTCTACACCCTGGGCAAACTGGCGCAACTGGGGCTGAAGACCAACAACTACGACGGCAATACGACACTCTGCATGGCCTCGGCTGTTATGGGATACAAACAGTCGCTCGGTTCCGACGGACCGGTCGGTGCCTACGAGGATTTTGAACACGCCGATGTCATCTTTCTGATCGGGGCCAACATCGCCGACAACCACCCGATCCTGAAACTCCATATCAACAAAAATAAAAAGCAACCCAAGATCATCGTGATCGACCCGCGCCGCTCCAAAACGAGCCAGATGGCAACCACCTATGTGCCGCTGAAACCCCGCAGCGACCTGGCCCTTTTCAACGGCCTTGCCTACATCATCCTCGAACAGGGGTGGGAAGACGAGGCCTATGTCAGATCCCACTGCAACGGCTTCGGCGATCTGAAAAAGCATCTGCAGAGCTACCCGCCGCAGGAGGTCGCCAACATCACCGGCATCGACGTCAAGACCCTGTACGAACTGGCCCGCCAGTTTGCCAACGCCGATGCGGCATTGAGCGCCTGGACCATGGGGGTCAACCAGTCATTCCTTGGGACCGACACGGTCAGTGCCATCATTAACCTGCACCTTCTCACAGGCCAGATCGGCCGTCACGGCGCGGGGCCGTTCTCCATCACGGGGCAGTGCAACGCCATGGGTACCCGTGAAACAGGATTCACCTCGTCATTGCCGGGGTATCGCAACTTCGGCGACAAGGCGGCTGCGAAAGAGTATGCCGAACTGGTCAATGTGCCTTTGGAATGGGTACCGACAAAACGCGGCTACAAATATGCCGAGATCATCGAGGCCATTGAACGCGGCGAGATCAAGGCCCTCTGGATCGTCGCGACCAACCCGCTGGTCAGTTTCGTCGATCAGGAGCGGCTGCGCAACGCCTTTGACAAGCTGGATCTTCTGGTCGTCCAGGACGCCTTTATGAGCGATACGGCCGAGGTGGCCGACGTCATCTTCTCGGCGGCTACCTGGGGCGAGAAAGAGGGGGTTTACACCAACTCCGAACGGCGCTGCAACCGCGCCAACAAAGCGGTCAACCCTCCGGGCAAAGCCAAGAGCGACTTCGATATCTTTGTCGAGCTGAGCGGCTATTTTGACGGCATCCAACCGGTCATCTTCCCGGGGTGGAGCAAACCCGAAGATGCCTTTAACGAATGGCGAGAAGTGAGCCGCGGACGGCTCTGCGACTACTCGGGCATCACCTATGAACTGCTGGAGGCTGAGGGCGGTGTCCAATGGCCGTGTAACGAACAGTTCCCCAAAGGGCAGAAGCGCCTCTATACCGAAGAGATCGCGTTCACGACCCCCGATGCAAAAGCAAATCTGATGTGTGTTGACTGGCTGCCGATGCAGGAGCCCCAGAGCGAAGCCTTCCCGCTCATGCTCAATACCGGGCGGACCGTGGAGCAGTGGCATACCCGGACCAAGACACGCAGCATCGATATTTTGAACGATCTTGCCCCGGAAGCCTGGGTGGACATCAATCCGGCCGATGCGGCGCAACTTGAGGTGAAAAGCGGTGACTGCCTGAGCATCTCATCGCCACGCGGAAAAGTGGATAACGTCGTGGTCAGAGTGACGCAGACCGTGGCCCCGGGTTCTGTTTTCGTACCGTTTCATTTCAATACCCAGCTAGTCAACGCCCTGACCCAACCCTCGTTCTGCCCGAAATCCGGCGAACCGAACTATAAACAGACGGCGGTTCAGCTGCATTCGCAACAGGTTCCCCAGGGGATAGCCATCAAGGTCGAAGAGCATCGTGGGTCGCTGACACACCGGCAGGAAACGGAGGCAGTCGACACGGTCAGCCGGTACGAAAAACAGCCGGGCATAAATACGGATGCAACATAA
- the cobA gene encoding uroporphyrinogen-III C-methyltransferase has translation MRFTLPIVLHNPKVLLIGAGAVAAQKAEVMLRNQITFDVIAETRSDLMPSVDTIQQRRVSADDLAPYPIIIDATGNPEVTQMLLNEKAKRPFMLNVVDAPEHCDFFFAALLEYGPLKVAVSSSGGSPTLAQQVRDKIDRMLPKSLETLGHTLQQKRHQGIIDIHAARNSAKKALGKVSLVGCGTGDVELLTLKAYRVIQEADVVFVDHLISDEIEATIPERTLRISVGKRKGHHSVKQEAINAMLIDYAAKGYEVARLKAGDPYIFGRGAEEAQALIAANIRVDVIPGVSSAIAGPLSAGIAPTARGYATNLSVVSAHLSGNRFNREWIDLLTLKNHTTIVLMGLSRAEEIVKAAIEKGADPQMPTAIVSNASRPNQTRVITTLARLAAAAETAERPGIIVFGDVVNLHAVLPQHENLEEELLHDKIA, from the coding sequence ATGCGATTCACCCTGCCGATTGTCCTCCATAACCCCAAAGTCCTGCTTATCGGTGCCGGAGCCGTAGCAGCGCAAAAAGCCGAAGTGATGCTGCGCAACCAGATCACCTTTGATGTTATTGCCGAAACACGCAGTGACCTCATGCCCAGCGTCGATACGATCCAACAACGCCGTGTTTCGGCAGACGACCTGGCGCCTTACCCGATAATCATCGATGCCACCGGCAACCCCGAGGTCACACAAATGCTGCTGAACGAGAAAGCAAAACGGCCGTTCATGCTCAACGTCGTCGATGCACCGGAACACTGCGACTTCTTTTTTGCGGCACTGCTCGAGTACGGGCCGCTGAAAGTCGCGGTCTCCTCATCGGGAGGCAGTCCGACACTCGCCCAACAGGTGCGCGACAAGATCGACCGTATGCTGCCGAAATCGCTCGAAACGCTTGGTCATACTTTACAGCAGAAACGCCACCAGGGGATCATTGATATCCATGCCGCCCGCAATTCGGCCAAGAAGGCACTGGGTAAAGTTTCCCTGGTCGGTTGCGGCACCGGGGATGTCGAACTGCTGACGCTCAAGGCCTACCGGGTCATCCAGGAGGCCGATGTGGTGTTTGTCGACCACCTTATCAGTGACGAGATCGAAGCGACTATTCCGGAGCGTACGCTCAGAATTTCGGTGGGCAAACGCAAAGGCCACCACAGTGTCAAACAGGAGGCCATCAACGCGATGCTGATCGACTACGCCGCCAAGGGTTATGAAGTCGCCCGTCTCAAAGCGGGTGACCCCTACATCTTCGGCCGCGGTGCCGAGGAGGCGCAGGCCCTGATCGCAGCAAATATCCGCGTTGATGTCATCCCTGGCGTCTCTTCGGCGATCGCCGGACCGCTCAGTGCCGGTATCGCGCCGACGGCCCGCGGTTACGCCACTAACCTGTCGGTCGTTTCGGCTCATCTTTCCGGCAACCGTTTCAACCGGGAGTGGATCGACCTGCTCACCCTCAAAAACCACACGACGATCGTACTGATGGGCCTCTCCCGCGCCGAGGAGATCGTCAAAGCCGCGATAGAGAAAGGGGCCGATCCGCAGATGCCGACGGCAATCGTCTCCAATGCATCACGACCGAACCAGACACGTGTCATCACCACGCTCGCAAGGCTGGCTGCAGCGGCCGAAACTGCAGAGCGTCCCGGCATCATCGTCTTCGGCGATGTCGTCAACCTGCATGCCGTCCTGCCGCAACATGAAAATCTAGAAGAGGAGCTGCTCCATGACAAAATTGCATGA